The genomic DNA TCTCATTAAGACCAAATCAACGGTCCAATAACAACCCAATTTCTACAACTATATTGTGAAAAAATGTGGACCTCAATTTCTATGACTACACCAGCTAAAATTGGTCTACGTTGGACGATCCAATGACAACCcaattttaactattttttgaCTAAATCGAGGCGGACCAACCAGATACAGACCAAAAGAGCGTCTAAATGACACTGGGTGCTCAGTGGATGATTAAGTGGTAGGAATTGGattaatgcagcaaaaatgcattaaagggagCTAAAATATGACTCTTAGGCATATGTAgagtttacattttttactcGTTTTTATGGCCTTCCTCCCATTTTGAGGCGTTAagatttttttgccctttttatgccttacctcggTTTTGAggcaatttaatgttttttgctttttttttttattttatgccttactacatatatatatatatatatatatagccttGCCTCCGtattgaggtgtttgaaatttttttcacccgttttttttgtctgttcgaggtgtttgaaaattgcCCGTTTTTAAGCCttacatccattttttggtgtttgaaatgtttttgcccattttcactCCTCACTATAGTATAGTGGCTCTCAATcttttcagcccgcaacccccaaaataaaggtaccCCCACTTCAGGtactgaaggtggttgaacacagacataacATTGAAGAACAGCCACGTGGAGACATGGTTatctataaataaaaataaatgtcacttttatttccaagatgcataaaaaaaaaaaaaaaaaaacagaagtcattttttaataaaataaacattagagAGCAGTGTTGTTCTTTTCTTTACAATAATCATAATGATTCTCACTGATGACAGAAATGCTGCTAAACtctagaaacaaaaataatcgcTGACTCctcctttttaaaacaaactaaagaaAAGCCTCTCCTTGTGGTTCTGAATGCGTCACTGCTTCTGCTGCATGGCTTCTTTTCGCGCGGCGTCCTGGAGCAGCTGCGTGTCCACCTCGTCTGCAGGAAGCTGAACGTAACGAACCACCGACCCGCGGATGAAGCAGTTTTTCACAGAAAGCTGAGAAATGACAACGAGACGAGGCTTCGTTTTACACACGATGAGACGtttgcacacaaaaacaaacagtactAAGAGATTAAACAGAATAAGCATTAGTTTGATAGGATTAACTCTGCTGTGTTTGATCCTTTAGTCTCACTCACACATACTGCATTTTCCATCTTATAgacagctattttttttttcattttaatatgaGGATGTGGCCAATGAGTGCTCTGTGTGGATTTTTCAACAAGTCGGCCATGATAGAGCCTGATGTGTAACAAcaacccaaaatgtaacaagactCCAACTTtaacaaaatgcaaaatgtaataactggtaaataatgtaacaagatgatGAGCCATTATAAAGCAGGCAAAATATTTTTCCCCTAATAGTGTAATTATTTCATTACATCACAGTGATTGGGTTTATTAtgtactattatttatttattattgaattcAAGGGTTTATTGCTTCAATGTAGAGTGTAGCATCATACACAAATGTGTATgcgtaaatatatatatatatatatagagagagagaggataaCAGTTGCTCAGTGCTGACAGATTTTAAAAACACCTCAAACttctatgaataaataaacagattttATTCACGTGTGATCAGAAGAGCTGCATTCtaattcattaataaataaatcaataaataatacaagAACCACCAAGAGAAAAGATTTGGGTAACAATAAGCAAcaaattaatggttaataggtgttccctaaactaaattGTTCccaatatttgtaaatgtgattctttcttgaaaaaaaatcttttgatATTCAGAGTCAGATCAGTTTCCACAAGATTTGgtttaagtaaaataaatattaagggGGTCCTggtccaatattgatatcaatatgatattagcaaaaaaataaaaaaaatattgacctgcatctaaaatctccaacattaaatgtattatttttattggatTCTTTAAGGTTTaaatttatttgacaaaattgtagattacttttatatttcatgttaaaatgtctgtaaaaCATGGGTTAATAATAGATGAGTGAGTTTTTCCCACACTATAAAATCACTATCAACAGTGAACTCACCATGTGTGGATACTTCTCTGGATCTGTGACACTGATGTCTGTCAGTTTGATGTTTAGGTACTGAAACACAGCAGAATAAAAGACTGAGTCAGTAACAGACAGTCGGTAACGGCCAGAGTCGGTAACGGCCAGAGTCGGTAACGGACAGAGTCGGTAACTCTACAGAGTCGGTAACTCTACAGAGTCGGTAACTCTACAGAGTCGGTA from Gouania willdenowi chromosome 4, fGouWil2.1, whole genome shotgun sequence includes the following:
- the smx5 gene encoding smx5, with product MLFYSFFKSLVGKDVVVELKNDLSICGTLHSVDQYLNIKLTDISVTDPEKYPHMLSVKNCFIRGSVVRYVQLPADEVDTQLLQDAARKEAMQQKQ